The Candidatus Hydrogenedentota bacterium genome includes a region encoding these proteins:
- a CDS encoding sigma-70 family RNA polymerase sigma factor yields MDAVLLRRWIDTRDAEAFRELAQKYLPMVYATCLRILRNAADAEDVAQECFEALAGVRQRVPDHIGPWLHRVATNKALNAIRASNRRARRELEAARTVAIVAAPVHDDVYACIDELIQNLPVELRAPLVAHFFLGETHDAVAASLGVTRSAVTHRIGRAIERIRDELKQQGHSYPAVSLMSMLETIRQQPIQVPDALGYTIAKIAIGGITPAGGVLGTATAATLVKGALIVTTTQKAIVGAGAVAALIAFSVTLPRLRHETSPKQQQETIAQTSSQTPEPQKPTSVAANMPISTKNNVVVFPKPLDGSGSISGVVVNIYGAPQAGVTVYGVASLALSEYERPNAETDAHGQFRLERLPAANYDLRLSRPDMTGPERASRGIVEIADGQHVFGIRIVAGDMGSSISGTVTAEDGTPIAGAHVRVESVRQCYASTDLAGQYVISEIPEGTYDVSVTPPDHFRFSDRPRPTPKHMWARRQDVMTGSQNVNFTLPYAVKITGRVVHAGTRQPVTKFRVTTGGPKVLMVDMAAYLRYDEDVVLGEHPEGRFEVFCKREGPMTVFAKGDDTLPGFAELNIVAGEEIAPLEIVVEEGSRVEGTVLSASGIPVAGAKVYPYGDPSNFDEVATEESLRSDAGGRFSFGGVVEGTLIIDAIHPVEGKGRAKLTVVRGVVPNTVIRLTGYGVVNGHVTSNGRPVSNALVSADGSRNVRTDRDGFYTVEKVRGGRVRVFAQGLNMLNAGYPVTVSKYVEVAAGKETTVNFALLRGRSKVTGHVIGDVTRPNRVSVEANVMAGDEIMRYDVFENGEGYFEIEDVAAGTLTISARISREGELSVSRSVDVQIGEQEYVQQDIVFGSDSALVCDVSSFVNNDDDSSVIVNVYSGEQDFLKDPDQSHAGWVASASTRVLEPIRFGALEPGRYTVLMLKRTGVNREMRQQLVEIRSGETADIAFSNS; encoded by the coding sequence GTGGACGCGGTCCTACTTCGCCGATGGATCGATACGCGTGACGCCGAGGCGTTTCGGGAACTCGCGCAAAAGTATCTTCCCATGGTGTACGCGACCTGCCTGCGTATCCTGCGCAACGCCGCGGACGCGGAAGACGTGGCGCAGGAGTGTTTCGAGGCTCTGGCGGGTGTTCGGCAACGCGTTCCCGACCACATCGGTCCCTGGCTGCACCGGGTCGCGACGAATAAAGCCCTCAACGCGATTCGCGCGAGTAATCGGCGCGCGCGCCGCGAACTCGAAGCCGCGCGCACCGTGGCAATCGTGGCCGCACCCGTACACGACGACGTCTATGCGTGTATCGACGAACTCATCCAAAACCTGCCCGTCGAACTTCGTGCGCCGCTCGTCGCGCATTTCTTCCTCGGCGAAACCCACGACGCGGTTGCCGCGTCGCTGGGCGTCACGCGCTCCGCGGTGACGCACCGCATTGGGCGAGCAATCGAGCGCATTCGGGACGAATTGAAACAACAGGGCCATTCGTATCCGGCTGTGTCGCTCATGTCAATGCTCGAAACTATCCGGCAACAGCCGATCCAAGTACCCGACGCACTCGGGTACACCATCGCGAAGATCGCGATTGGCGGGATTACGCCAGCAGGCGGCGTGCTGGGGACTGCAACCGCAGCGACGCTGGTTAAAGGAGCGCTCATCGTGACTACCACACAGAAAGCAATCGTCGGCGCAGGCGCGGTCGCCGCGCTGATCGCGTTCAGCGTCACGCTCCCTCGCCTGCGACACGAAACATCGCCCAAACAGCAACAAGAGACGATCGCACAGACTTCGTCGCAAACGCCGGAACCTCAGAAGCCCACGAGTGTCGCAGCGAACATGCCTATCTCAACGAAGAACAATGTCGTTGTGTTTCCTAAGCCGCTCGATGGCAGCGGTTCCATTTCCGGCGTCGTAGTCAATATCTATGGCGCGCCGCAAGCCGGCGTGACGGTGTACGGCGTGGCCAGTCTTGCGCTCAGTGAATACGAACGTCCCAACGCGGAGACAGACGCGCACGGTCAATTTCGATTGGAACGACTGCCTGCCGCGAACTACGACCTGCGTCTGAGCCGGCCCGACATGACGGGACCCGAGCGGGCAAGCCGGGGGATTGTAGAGATTGCGGATGGCCAACACGTCTTTGGCATACGCATCGTCGCGGGAGATATGGGGTCCTCCATTTCCGGCACGGTAACCGCGGAGGACGGCACGCCAATCGCGGGGGCGCATGTACGCGTCGAAAGCGTCCGTCAGTGTTACGCGTCAACCGACCTGGCGGGCCAGTATGTAATCAGCGAGATCCCTGAGGGCACTTACGACGTATCGGTGACACCTCCCGACCACTTTAGGTTTTCAGATAGACCGCGGCCCACACCCAAGCACATGTGGGCCCGGCGCCAGGATGTAATGACGGGTTCGCAAAACGTGAACTTTACGTTGCCGTACGCGGTCAAGATCACGGGCCGCGTGGTGCATGCGGGAACGCGTCAACCCGTTACGAAATTCCGTGTCACGACAGGCGGTCCGAAGGTGCTCATGGTGGACATGGCAGCGTACCTGCGGTACGACGAGGATGTTGTACTTGGAGAACACCCCGAGGGCCGATTCGAAGTGTTCTGCAAACGCGAAGGACCAATGACAGTGTTTGCCAAAGGGGACGATACCCTACCGGGCTTTGCCGAATTGAATATTGTTGCTGGCGAAGAAATCGCACCGCTCGAAATTGTGGTTGAAGAGGGCAGTCGTGTGGAGGGTACCGTGCTGTCAGCGTCCGGCATCCCAGTGGCCGGCGCCAAAGTATATCCCTACGGCGATCCCAGCAATTTCGACGAAGTTGCAACCGAGGAATCGTTGAGGTCGGATGCCGGCGGCCGCTTCAGTTTTGGGGGTGTCGTTGAAGGTACGTTGATTATCGATGCTATTCATCCTGTTGAAGGTAAAGGCCGCGCGAAACTCACGGTTGTTCGCGGCGTAGTACCCAATACGGTCATTCGGCTAACGGGTTATGGTGTGGTGAACGGGCACGTTACGTCGAACGGGAGACCGGTGTCGAATGCCCTAGTCTCCGCTGACGGGTCGAGAAACGTTAGGACCGATCGCGACGGATTCTACACCGTGGAAAAAGTCCGCGGTGGCAGGGTCAGAGTATTCGCCCAAGGATTGAACATGTTGAACGCAGGGTACCCAGTAACGGTTTCCAAGTATGTCGAAGTTGCCGCCGGAAAAGAGACGACCGTCAACTTTGCGCTCTTGCGCGGAAGGAGCAAGGTTACGGGACACGTCATCGGCGACGTGACGCGGCCCAATCGTGTATCCGTCGAGGCAAACGTAATGGCAGGCGACGAAATAATGAGGTATGACGTTTTCGAAAACGGCGAGGGATACTTTGAGATAGAGGACGTTGCCGCAGGGACACTGACCATTTCAGCTCGCATCTCGCGTGAAGGCGAACTTTCTGTGTCGCGGAGCGTTGATGTACAGATCGGGGAACAGGAGTATGTCCAGCAGGACATCGTCTTTGGCTCCGACTCGGCATTAGTCTGCGACGTATCCTCTTTTGTCAACAATGATGACGACAGTAGCGTGATCGTTAATGTCTATTCGGGAGAGCAGGATTTCTTGAAGGACCCCGACCAGAGTCACGCCGGATGGGTGGCAAGCGCATCCACCAGGGTACTTGAACCGATTCGCTTTGGCGCACTGGAACCTGGCAGATATACCGTGTTGATGCTTAAGAGGACTGGCGTGAATCGAGAAATGCGACAACAACTTGTGGAAATACGCTCGGGCGAGACTGCCGACATCGCATTCTCGAATTCATAA
- a CDS encoding response regulator — protein sequence MGDAQAYRLLVVDDDQPMRTFLHDVLAREGHECELAATCAEGRALFQKDHFACAVIDLGLPDGSGLELLSEFTGEDPCLVTIVLTGDSSAETVISTMRGGAFDYLTKPLDSVSLRAAVGRALSHHAVSRERTELFRLLLEEREQLRAKVEAATADIREYAAARELSNARLRGLLKLAQLSNQYYSEDQLFRQVFSELTHNVPIRALALCDCLRQKLMCATCPPGEMAIDVLTSVGSNATVGGFDPLMAEAEPTMMMQEWLDRNSTLDTTALTAVVFPQALWKRSTTIVGFFLDSEFEMTPGDQEFLDTAAYFLAFEWERAQLLFHVAHHASLGNIAVELARNFIQPLTAIQTAADFINESLTSDDERKGMQIVGENVDKLRRQTQEFRRLSLLRENAVETVRLDEYVDQALEMLSVAVQSRGVIVQKEFIPDCECVLLNGTALARTFLDLILGAVRHVDMGGSLALRLYEMDRDHITFEISHGGPRGLLPSSAPALAGTDASGGNPGLMLAERAIHTCGGTLTSEISEDGRSVLRIVLPRNATTAALRREGVG from the coding sequence ATGGGGGACGCCCAAGCGTATCGCCTGCTCGTCGTCGACGATGACCAACCGATGCGCACGTTCCTGCATGACGTGCTCGCGCGCGAAGGGCACGAGTGCGAGTTGGCGGCTACCTGCGCCGAGGGGCGCGCCCTGTTTCAGAAGGACCATTTTGCCTGCGCGGTGATTGACCTGGGTCTCCCCGATGGGAGCGGTCTCGAATTGCTCTCCGAGTTCACCGGGGAGGACCCTTGCCTCGTTACCATCGTTCTCACGGGCGACTCCTCCGCGGAGACGGTCATCTCGACCATGCGCGGCGGGGCATTTGACTACCTGACCAAACCGCTCGATTCGGTGTCGCTGCGGGCCGCGGTTGGCCGTGCGTTGTCGCACCACGCCGTGTCGCGTGAGCGGACCGAACTGTTCCGCCTGCTGCTCGAAGAGCGGGAACAATTGCGCGCTAAAGTCGAGGCCGCCACCGCCGACATCCGCGAATACGCCGCCGCGCGCGAGTTGAGCAACGCGCGCCTGCGCGGACTGCTAAAGCTCGCCCAACTGTCCAACCAGTACTATTCCGAAGACCAACTCTTTCGACAGGTGTTCTCCGAACTGACACACAATGTCCCCATTCGCGCGCTTGCGCTGTGCGACTGCCTGCGCCAGAAATTGATGTGCGCCACGTGCCCCCCCGGGGAAATGGCGATCGATGTCCTTACGTCGGTGGGATCGAACGCGACCGTCGGCGGGTTCGATCCATTGATGGCCGAGGCCGAGCCGACAATGATGATGCAGGAGTGGCTGGACCGCAATTCAACGCTCGACACGACGGCGTTGACGGCCGTCGTTTTCCCACAGGCGCTCTGGAAGCGATCGACTACGATTGTCGGATTCTTCCTCGATTCGGAATTCGAGATGACGCCCGGCGATCAGGAGTTTCTTGACACGGCGGCGTACTTCCTCGCGTTCGAGTGGGAACGCGCGCAGTTGCTGTTTCATGTTGCACACCACGCGAGTCTCGGAAACATTGCCGTTGAACTCGCGCGAAACTTCATACAACCTTTGACGGCCATCCAGACCGCCGCCGATTTCATTAACGAATCCCTTACGTCCGACGACGAGCGGAAGGGCATGCAAATCGTCGGCGAAAACGTAGACAAGCTGCGCCGGCAGACCCAGGAATTCCGCCGCCTCTCCCTTCTGCGCGAGAACGCCGTCGAGACGGTCCGTCTGGACGAATACGTGGACCAGGCGCTTGAAATGCTGTCGGTCGCCGTGCAAAGCCGCGGCGTCATCGTCCAGAAGGAATTCATCCCGGACTGCGAGTGCGTATTGCTCAACGGGACCGCTCTCGCCCGGACCTTCCTCGATCTCATCTTGGGCGCGGTGCGGCACGTTGACATGGGAGGATCGCTGGCGCTCCGGTTGTACGAGATGGACCGCGACCATATCACCTTCGAAATCAGCCACGGCGGACCGCGCGGGCTGCTGCCCTCGTCCGCGCCTGCACTTGCGGGCACGGATGCGTCCGGAGGAAATCCGGGTCTCATGTTGGCCGAACGCGCCATTCATACGTGCGGCGGCACGTTGACATCTGAGATTTCGGAAGATGGCCGGTCTGTGCTGCGGATTGTGCTGCCGCGTAACGCCACCACCGCCGCCCTGCGCCGCGAAGGTGTCGGCTGA
- a CDS encoding GGDEF domain-containing protein: protein MDDIAKLKSVIEELQDRLREEVQLRTELERRCHLLEKLAYRDPSTGLRTETYLHARVREEIDRSIRYPASATLLTLCAPQGADESVPKLGVRLTGELRATDQVFTLSTHGLAILLVETPEDGARRALDRLQADIEQFIRGYGFTVTTFPVDANQAEDFLNLALERHEKVAQQLRPEPAGAFASARVH from the coding sequence ATGGACGATATCGCTAAACTCAAGTCAGTCATCGAGGAGCTACAGGACCGGCTTCGGGAGGAGGTACAGCTTCGTACCGAACTCGAACGGCGCTGCCACCTCCTCGAGAAACTGGCTTATCGCGACCCGTCCACCGGCCTGCGCACGGAGACCTACCTCCATGCCAGGGTTCGCGAGGAGATTGATCGATCCATCCGGTACCCCGCCTCGGCGACTCTGCTGACGCTGTGCGCCCCTCAGGGGGCGGACGAGTCGGTACCGAAACTGGGCGTTCGCCTCACCGGCGAACTGCGGGCCACGGATCAAGTCTTCACGCTAAGCACCCACGGACTGGCCATCCTGCTCGTGGAGACGCCGGAAGATGGCGCCCGCAGGGCGCTGGACCGGCTGCAGGCCGATATCGAGCAGTTTATCCGCGGTTACGGCTTCACCGTAACCACCTTCCCCGTAGACGCAAATCAGGCTGAAGACTTTCTCAATCTGGCATTAGAGCGCCATGAGAAGGTGGCGCAGCAATTGCGCCCGGAGCCGGCCGGCGCATTCGCCTCCGCCCGCGTCCACTAA
- a CDS encoding dienelactone hydrolase family protein, with protein MFKSTCLLCVCAAFSAGAAIKTEMIQYKDHDAVLEGMIAYDDSSSAKRPGVLVVHEWWGLNDHAKNSTKKLAEMGYVAFAADMYGKGVTTDDPQVAGKLSGALKGDRPALRARAQAALDTLAKFKFTNPSKLGAIGYCFGGTTALEIARSGAPVRGVVSFHGALGTPNAADAKNIKGAVLVCHGADDPFVPAAEVAAFKKEMDDAKVKYTFVAYPGAVHSFTNPDVDRHNLNGAKYQAAAAEKSWNDMKAFFADVFR; from the coding sequence ATGTTCAAGTCCACGTGCCTTTTGTGTGTATGCGCGGCGTTTTCGGCGGGCGCGGCAATCAAGACCGAAATGATTCAGTACAAGGACCACGACGCCGTACTCGAAGGCATGATCGCGTACGACGATTCATCGAGCGCGAAGCGGCCCGGAGTGCTCGTGGTGCACGAATGGTGGGGTTTGAACGATCACGCGAAGAATTCCACGAAGAAACTGGCGGAAATGGGATACGTCGCGTTCGCTGCGGACATGTATGGCAAGGGCGTCACGACCGATGACCCTCAAGTGGCGGGCAAGTTGTCCGGCGCGCTGAAAGGGGATCGCCCCGCGCTCCGAGCACGCGCGCAGGCCGCGCTCGATACGCTCGCAAAGTTCAAGTTTACTAATCCCTCGAAACTTGGCGCCATTGGCTATTGTTTCGGCGGGACGACGGCGCTCGAGATCGCGCGGAGCGGCGCGCCGGTGAGGGGCGTCGTGAGTTTCCACGGTGCGCTCGGCACACCAAACGCGGCGGACGCGAAGAACATTAAAGGCGCCGTGCTGGTCTGCCACGGCGCGGACGACCCCTTTGTGCCTGCGGCTGAGGTTGCCGCGTTCAAGAAGGAAATGGACGACGCAAAGGTGAAGTACACGTTTGTCGCGTACCCAGGGGCGGTCCACAGTTTCACGAATCCGGACGTGGACCGGCACAACCTGAATGGCGCGAAGTATCAGGCCGCCGCCGCCGAAAAGTCGTGGAACGACATGAAGGCGTTTTTCGCGGACGTGTTCCGGTAA